The nucleotide sequence CCGGTGTAGAAGCGCTGTTCGAAACCGTTCAGGACAAAGGCGTAGGCCCCGCCGCGCCGGGCGTCGAAATCGGGAAAACGCTGCAGCACGACGAAGGGCCGGCCGTGCCGGCCTTCTGCGTCGTTGACGTGCAGCTGGATTGCCGGCCCGAAATTCCGGTAACTGTCGGTGAAGTTGGTCACGGCGAAGGAAGCGCCTCCGGGCAACGGGACATGCTCGCCCAACTTCGCCTGCACCTTCACCTGCTCGCCCGTCTTCCGCTCGGTGACGACCAGGTCAAAGACCGGGTCGCCGGCCGGACCGTAACTCGACTGGTAGAAGGTCAGGCCGCGCCAGGTGAGCGGGTCATTGACCTCGATCGTCTTTCTCAGCACCTCCTTGCCGTCTTCCAGCACCACCAGGTCGCTGGTGAACTCCTTGGGGCGCCGGGTTCCCGGATAATAGGTCACCTCGAAGTCGTCGCACCGCACCTCGAAGCCGATGGGGATAGGCGTCTCGCTGCCGCGCGGCCAGACCTTGTCGGTGCTGCCCCCCTCGACGATGTTGACATAGGCCTTGTAGCCCCAGACATTGCCGATGATCGCGCCGGCGAAAATGATCAGTATCGACAGATGTACCGCGTAGACACCGAAGCGGGTCCAGGCCATCTTCTGGGCGAACAGATGGAAGCGCCCGTCCTTTTCGCTGACGACCGGAGCGGCGAACTGGTTGCCGACCATAGC is from Geothermobacter ehrlichii and encodes:
- the resB gene encoding cytochrome c biogenesis protein ResB, which gives rise to MTDKQEQSFFAIIWDFFCSLKLAIVTLILLAITSIIGTVIQQGRPAQEYIQEYGETAYRVFVALDFVDMYHSWWFLTLLNIFAINLICCSIKRLPRILKLVRQPELTPDERHYRSLANRDEFVVAADAGTLRERLAAMVGNQFAAPVVSEKDGRFHLFAQKMAWTRFGVYAVHLSILIIFAGAIIGNVWGYKAYVNIVEGGSTDKVWPRGSETPIPIGFEVRCDDFEVTYYPGTRRPKEFTSDLVVLEDGKEVLRKTIEVNDPLTWRGLTFYQSSYGPAGDPVFDLVVTERKTGEQVKVQAKLGEHVPLPGGASFAVTNFTDSYRNFGPAIQLHVNDAEGRHGRPFVVLQRFPDFDARRGGAYAFVLNGFEQRFYTGLQVAKDPGVWVVWLGCFLMVAGCFAAFFLSHRRIWVSIEPTENGSRVRVGGHAHRNQPAFAIWFDQFTARLRDELAAGPVSESEAGAQG